The Flavobacterium sp. HJ-32-4 genome contains a region encoding:
- a CDS encoding alpha-amylase family protein yields MKTFLTIAAAAVTLSAGAQTSASMTEKPEQKAVVYQVFTRLFGNTNTTNKPWGTIEENGVGKFNDFTDKALSEIKKLGVTHIWYTGVPHHAVVRDYTAYGISNDDPDVVKGRAGSPYAVKDYYSVDPDMAVDVARRNEEFDALVARTHKAGLKVIIDIVPNHIARRYEGKNNPAGVRDFGADDDTSVEYRRDNDFYYIPGVPFEVPTSDSYRPLGGESNPLADGRFSENPAKWTGNGSRLAKPNIDDWYETVKINYGIRPDGSKDFPSLPADFDRQDYRAHAAFWKDKDVPSSWKKFRDIALYWIEKGVDGFRYDMAEMVPYEFWSYMNSSIKMKNPNAFLMAEVYNPQEYRNYLRYGLMDYLYDKVEFYDTLKAVIQGKALPDGLSDIQKRNADIEHHMLHFLDNHDEQRLASADFAGTPEKGKPLMVVSATISTSPTMVYFGQEVGEPGHEKAGFGNPTRTSIFDYVGVPHHQRWMNGGKFDGGQLSQKEKELRDFYKRLLNFTLSSKALTGAFREIQGHNRAHTADYDPGLYSYVRWAGDERLIIVANFSWLTTSRIELRIPAEIIREWGLADGTYKLKEQLYGGAARLVVRNGEGTVSLEVAPSESLILKLQP; encoded by the coding sequence ATGAAAACCTTCCTAACCATCGCCGCCGCTGCCGTTACCCTTTCGGCCGGTGCGCAAACGTCCGCATCCATGACAGAGAAACCCGAGCAAAAAGCTGTTGTTTACCAAGTTTTTACCCGACTTTTCGGCAATACCAACACCACCAACAAACCCTGGGGCACCATCGAAGAGAACGGCGTCGGCAAGTTCAACGATTTCACCGACAAAGCCCTTTCTGAAATCAAAAAACTCGGTGTAACGCACATCTGGTACACCGGTGTGCCGCACCACGCCGTCGTTCGCGATTATACCGCCTATGGCATTTCCAACGATGACCCCGATGTCGTGAAAGGTCGCGCCGGTTCGCCATACGCGGTAAAAGATTACTACAGCGTCGACCCGGATATGGCAGTGGATGTCGCCCGCCGCAACGAGGAGTTCGATGCGTTGGTCGCCCGCACGCACAAAGCCGGACTCAAGGTCATCATCGATATCGTACCCAACCACATCGCCCGTCGGTATGAAGGGAAAAACAATCCGGCCGGCGTGCGCGACTTCGGTGCGGATGACGATACCTCGGTGGAATACCGCCGCGACAATGACTTCTATTATATCCCGGGTGTGCCATTCGAAGTGCCCACGTCGGATTCGTACCGGCCGCTGGGCGGGGAATCCAACCCGCTGGCAGACGGTCGCTTCAGCGAGAACCCCGCCAAATGGACAGGGAACGGCTCCCGTCTCGCCAAACCGAATATCGACGATTGGTATGAAACCGTAAAAATAAATTATGGCATACGCCCCGACGGCAGCAAGGATTTCCCCTCGCTACCCGCCGATTTTGACCGTCAGGATTACCGCGCCCACGCCGCCTTTTGGAAAGATAAGGACGTACCGTCCTCATGGAAGAAGTTCCGCGACATCGCCCTCTACTGGATCGAAAAAGGGGTCGACGGCTTCCGCTACGACATGGCCGAAATGGTGCCCTACGAGTTCTGGAGCTATATGAATTCGTCCATCAAAATGAAAAACCCGAACGCCTTCCTGATGGCAGAGGTGTACAACCCGCAGGAATACCGGAATTACCTCCGCTACGGACTGATGGATTACCTATACGATAAAGTGGAGTTCTACGATACACTCAAAGCGGTCATCCAGGGCAAGGCGCTGCCCGACGGCCTGTCGGATATACAGAAACGGAACGCCGACATCGAGCACCACATGCTGCACTTCTTAGACAACCACGACGAGCAACGTCTCGCCAGTGCCGATTTCGCCGGTACACCCGAGAAAGGGAAGCCGCTGATGGTCGTTTCGGCTACGATCTCGACCTCGCCGACGATGGTGTATTTCGGACAGGAAGTGGGCGAGCCCGGACATGAGAAAGCTGGATTCGGTAATCCCACCCGAACCTCCATCTTCGATTATGTGGGCGTGCCGCACCACCAACGCTGGATGAACGGCGGGAAGTTTGACGGCGGACAGTTGTCGCAAAAGGAAAAAGAACTGCGGGACTTCTATAAAAGGCTGCTGAACTTTACGCTGTCGAGCAAAGCCCTGACGGGCGCGTTCCGCGAAATACAGGGCCACAACCGGGCGCACACGGCAGATTACGATCCCGGACTCTACTCGTATGTGCGTTGGGCAGGCGACGAACGACTGATAATCGTAGCGAACTTCTCGTGGCTTACGACCAGTCGTATTGAGCTTCGCATCCCTGCGGAAATCATCCGCGAATGGGGATTGGCCGATGGCACCTATAAACTCAAAGAGCAATTGTATGGCGGTGCCGCGCGTTTGGTGGTGCGCAACGGCGAAGGGACTGTTTCGCTGGAAGTAGCTCCTTCGGAATCGCTTATCCTCAAACTACAGCCCTAA